The following are encoded together in the Gordonia insulae genome:
- the cofC gene encoding 2-phospho-L-lactate guanylyltransferase, whose protein sequence is MTSTDHPGPGSTPGDDVVAVLAVKRLDEAKTRLAASHGAGPGPLHRALVLAMMRDTVDAVAAAGIERIVVISPDEDVLAAAHAAGAVGLRESTGRDVPGGHARLNLAFAHATTTVREWWPGTRAVLLVQADLPAATAESLRAVVACAAEHRRAVLTDRDGTGTTILIRDVDITELPLFGPDSASAHRMAGAVELDPTHARWPDLRTDVDTAADLETARSLGLGRHTTDALRRQGTVTDAATTAGRCR, encoded by the coding sequence ATGACGTCGACCGATCATCCGGGCCCGGGCAGCACGCCCGGCGATGATGTCGTCGCCGTGCTCGCGGTGAAACGTCTCGACGAGGCCAAGACACGACTGGCCGCGAGTCACGGCGCCGGCCCCGGTCCGCTGCACCGTGCGCTCGTACTCGCCATGATGCGCGACACCGTGGACGCCGTGGCAGCCGCCGGAATCGAGCGGATCGTGGTGATCAGTCCCGACGAAGACGTCCTCGCCGCCGCGCATGCCGCCGGAGCGGTGGGGTTGCGTGAATCGACCGGGCGCGATGTCCCCGGTGGGCACGCGCGGCTCAACCTCGCGTTCGCGCACGCGACCACGACAGTGCGTGAGTGGTGGCCCGGAACCCGGGCGGTGCTGTTGGTGCAGGCGGATCTGCCCGCGGCCACTGCCGAGAGCCTGCGCGCGGTGGTGGCCTGCGCCGCGGAACATCGCCGAGCGGTGCTCACCGATCGTGACGGAACCGGGACGACCATCTTGATCCGGGACGTCGACATCACCGAGTTGCCCTTGTTCGGCCCCGATTCCGCATCCGCGCATCGGATGGCGGGCGCCGTCGAACTCGATCCGACGCACGCGCGATGGCCCGATCTCCGCACCGATGTCGACACGGCGGCCGACCTGGAGACGGCGCGTTCGCTGGGGCTGGGTCGGCACACGACCGATGCGCTACGCCGCCAGGGCACCGTCACCGATGCCGCCACGACCGCAGGGCGGTGCCGGTAG